The genomic region AGTTATGCTGGAGGCTTTAATGGACAAGCTGAGGGGCCTTCATATTTATGGCATTCTGATTTCAAGGCATCTCGAGTTACTCCTATATCTAATGAAATACGTCCAGTTAACAAAGCTGTGCGTTATTTAATAAAAGCACAATAACTTCCCAAGGAAGTGTTGGTCCCATTCCGGTTGGCACGGTAATCTGGTATGCGGCTCCTACGCCGCCGGATGGTTTCCTAGAGTGCAATGGCCAACCAACGGCGGCGTATCCGGCTTTGGCAGCCGTAGTGGGCGCTACCGTTCCTGATCTGCGCGGCGAATTTATTAGAGGATGGGCGCATGATCGGACCGGCATAGCTGATTCAGGACGGTCTTTGGGAAGCATACAGACTGATGATTTTAAAAGTCATGATCACCCAAGAAGTCCGTATGGCTTTAATGAAATTGCTTATTGGACAATAGGTACAAATTTAGGTGGATTTGCTTCTCATAACTCAGGTGAACAATATTTTGCAGCAACAACAGGATTGAGAGGAGGAACTGAAACTCGTCCTCACAATATTGCCTTGTTGCCATGTATCAAATATTAACTAGAATCTTCCCAAGGAAGTGTCGTTTCCGGAGTGCCAGTTGGAACAATTATTGCATGGCCTTCGGAAATAATGCCTCAAGGATCAGAATCAGGAAAATGGCTAATTTGCAATGGGCAATCGACAGCAGCTTATCCTGCATTAGCCGTTATTGTTGGTGAATATGTTCCAGATTATCGGGGCTTTTTTTTAAGGGGAGTAGGAGGTGGGGCATCGGCACTTGGTTTAGCGCAGGGAGATGCAATTAGGAATATTTACGGGTCTTCAACGTTTGCAGCAGTATCGAATCAAGCAAGCAATTCTCCTAGTAGTATAAATGGTGCCATCGGAAATATTTTTATTGGTAACGAGCCTTCCCCTACTAGTGGTAACCCTTCTGCATGGTTTGCTTTCAATTTTGATGCATCCAGAATAGTTCCAACCGCAAATGAAAATAGGCCCATAAATAAAGCCGTATATTATCTAATTAAAGCTTCTATTTAATTTGAATCTTCCCAAGGAAGTAGTAGTTCAGTGCCTATAGGGACTGTGATTTGGTTTGCTGCAGATACACCACCTACAGGTTTTTTGGAGTGTAATGGACAGTCCACAACTTCATATCCCGCCCTTGCAACCCTAGTTGGTTCAAATGTTCCGGATTTACGAGGAGAGTTTATCCGTGGATGGGATCA from Anaeromusa acidaminophila DSM 3853 harbors:
- a CDS encoding phage tail protein, producing the protein MWYAAPTPPDGFLECNGQPTAAYPALAAVVGATVPDLRGEFIRGWAHDRTGIADSGRSLGSIQTDDFKSHDHPRSPYGFNEIAYWTIGTNLGGFASHNSGEQYFAATTGLRGGTETRPHNIALLPCIKY
- a CDS encoding phage tail protein, with translation MPVGTIIAWPSEIMPQGSESGKWLICNGQSTAAYPALAVIVGEYVPDYRGFFLRGVGGGASALGLAQGDAIRNIYGSSTFAAVSNQASNSPSSINGAIGNIFIGNEPSPTSGNPSAWFAFNFDASRIVPTANENRPINKAVYYLIKASI